In Plodia interpunctella isolate USDA-ARS_2022_Savannah chromosome 22, ilPloInte3.2, whole genome shotgun sequence, the following proteins share a genomic window:
- the Gclm gene encoding glutamate--cysteine ligase regulatory subunit, whose product MLKSASKVTINTGNVLNLIDIKKKAGQNVTEELSESIKLTLTEWGSQNNSIYQNGSRTEDQDPHQISNYMVVSTSTAAPAQAVLNITRPHDDVQNKMAEEERKNLKIGVKIFINEDSTASLTECLENVFTALHAECIDNVTLAYNPEVLYKEDSEDNNLKNTHVSATKASPISLGSNIARNPSVEGTEADNEADARKCEKILPGIKVLWSILEDYVKEGRVNQLGVADVGGGCLRKLHAWARIKPAIAQINLASCCVVPPSLHAFCRANDVQLLTHADPPDLLSLAALKTLSDAGVGCHNLDWCARYQVHIKCRGVLALKGYVCKATLGGHPVEEDNKEDKGSK is encoded by the exons ATGCTGAAAAGTGCCTCCAAGGTGACAATCAACACAGGCAACGTGCTGAACTTGATAGATATCAAGAAAAAAGCCGGACAAAATGTTACTGAGGAG TTATCAGAAAGCATAAAACTGACCCTAACAGAATGGGGCTCACAAAACAACTCGATTTACCAAAATGGGTCCAGGACAGAAGATCAAGACCCGCACCAGATCTCAAACTATATGGTCGTGTCAACGTCGACGGCTGCACCGGCGCAGGCGGTGTTGAACATCACGCGGCCGCACGATGACGTGCAAAATAAGATGGCGGAGGAGGAGAGGAAAAATCTGAAGATCGGAGTCAAGATATTCATTAATGAGGACAGTACGGCGTCGTTGACTGAGTGCTTGGAGAATG TATTCACAGCCCTACACGCGGAGTGCATAGACAACGTGACCCTAGCGTACAACCCCGAGGTGCTTTACAAAGAGGACTCAGAAGATAACAACTTGAAGAATACACATGTCAGCGCCACTAAAGCATCTCCTATCTCCCTTGGAAGTAATATAG CACGCAACCCTTCAGTGGAGGGCACCGAGGCTGACAATGAGGCGGACGCGCGCAAGTGTGAGAAGATATTACCTGGCATCAAGGTGCTGTGGTCGATTCTAGAAGATTACGTTAAAGAAG GTCGTGTAAACCAACTCGGCGTGGCGGATGTGGGCGGCGGCTGTCTGCGCAAGCTGCACGCCTGGGCCCGAATAAAACCAGCCATTGCCCAGATCAACCTGGCCTCGTGttgtgtggtcccgccctcgTTACACGCCTTCTGCAGGGCCAATGATGTTCAGCTGCTCACACACGCCGATCCGccag aTCTACTCTCATTGGCCGCATTGAAGACCCTGTCTGACGCTGGTGTAGGTTGCCACAACCTGGATTGGTGCGCGCGGTACCAGGTTCATATTAAGTGTCGAGGAGTATTAGCCTTGAAGGGCTACGTCTGCAAGGCCACCCTCGGCGGACACCCGGTCGAGGAGGACAATAAGGAAGACAAGGGaagtaaatag
- the LOC128679856 gene encoding uncharacterized protein LOC128679856, producing the protein MVQKYKRKTKQASWDVETMKLAMEEAKKGSVNGAAKKYGINLSTLQRHIKKGSADKKLGRFSTVFNDQQESELIEYLFHMDNLFYGLTKSEFLSLVYQYAESNRIPHPFKKKTAGEDWYRAFATRHPELTLRKPEPTSVARARGFNRPQVERFFDLLQDQVDRNEINATRIYNVDETGVRTTSNKPPKILTRTGKKQVGIISSTERGKLTTIVCCCNAAGSFIPPFMIFSRKRMNPRLLDGSPPGTVATCSDSGWISGPIFLDWLRHFVEVTRPTKENKVILVMDNHISHKYLPALEYASKNNVIFISLPPHTSHRTQPLDVSVYGPLKTYFEQTVSVYQRSHVGRTISPFEIGQLFGDAYLKAASAQNAVNGFKATGIWPVNRHIFSDDDYLPSSLTDRPLALNACDVLISNTIATEHLPNTSVNDPPEDNEIDTIIATEPANVQENFDPDIPIDIPGDNTIDHPQMQNYSPGRLSVDSDRTISPSVLDRMLEDIDSNTPRPEEVLLVKTVIPECVTPTKVTPMDIRPIPKLTAPKTSRKRRAQKSEILTSTPIKEQQREIESKKQKVSLKKLKEKVKSVSKKNPPVAKKGKKQKASTSNTKKITGSGKTRKHAEEKSVCFICHEMYEDPPIEDWIRCDDCHGWAHEECTSYLGKGAYYCDLCQE; encoded by the coding sequence ATggttcaaaaatacaaaaggaaGACCAAACAAGCTTCTTGGGACGTGGAGACAATGAAGTTGGCAATGGAAGAGGCAAAGAAGGGCTCAGTAAATGGTGctgcaaaaaaatatggtataaatttatcaacattACAAAGGCATATAAAAAAAGGCTCCGCAGACAAAAAACTCGGTAGGTTTTCTACAGTTTTTAATGACCAACAAGAATCTGaattaatagaatatttgtttcatatGGATAACCTTTTTTATGGTCTGACAAAATCTGAATTTTTATCTCTAGTATATCAATACGCAGAGAGCAATAGAATTCCGCACccttttaaaaagaaaactgctGGAGAAGATTGGTATAGAGCCTTTGCAACAAGACATCCCGAATTAACTTTGAGAAAGCCAGAGCCAACGTCAGTAGCCCGTGCCCGAGGTTTTAATAGACCGCAAGTTGAGAGGTTTTTTGATCTTTTACAAGATCAAGTAGATCGCAATGAAATCAACGCGACTAGAATTTACAATGTTGACGAAACGGGTGTGCGCACCACCAGCAATAAACCACCAAAAATTCTCACCAGAACTGGAAAAAAACAAGTAGGAATAATATCAAGTACTGAAAGAGGAAAATTGACAACAATTGTGTGTTGCtgcaatgcagctggatcttTTATTCCtccatttatgatattttctcGAAAACGTATGAACCCCCGACTGCTTGATGGATCACCACCAGGCACAGTAGCTACTTGTTCTGATAGTGGATGGATTTCCGGTCCAATTTTTTTAGACTGGCTACGCCATTTTGTAGAGGTGACGAGACCCACTAaggaaaataaagtaatacttGTGATGGATAACCACATTTCTCATAAATATCTGCCAGCATTAGAATATGcctcaaaaaataatgtgatatttatttcattacctCCACACACCAGTCACCGAACTCAACCACTAGATGTAAGCGTATATGGCCCTTTAAAAACCTATTTTGAACAGACGGTTTCGGTTTACCAACGATCTCATGTGGGACGAACCATTTCACCATTTGAAATTGGTCAGCTGTTTGGCGACGCTTACCTGAAAGCAGCTTCTGCTCAAAATGCTGTAAATGGATTTAAGGCAACTGGTATATGGCCAGTAAACCGACATATATTTAGCGATGATGATTATCTTCCTTCATCCTTGACAGACAGGCCGCTGGCATTAAATGCATGTGACGTTTTGATTTCTAATACGATAGCCACTGAACATCTTCCAAACACCTCTGTCAATGATCCTCCTGAAGATAATGAAATCGATACCATAATCGCTACTGAACCTGCCAATGTTCAAGAAAACTTTGACCCTGATATTCCCATAGACATTCCAGGTGACAATACTATCGACCATCCacaaatgcaaaattataGTCCTGGTCGCCTTTCTGTAGACTCCGATCGCACAATTTCCCCGTCAGTATTAGATAGAATGCTTGAAGACATTGACAGCAACACCCCTAGACCTGAGGAAGTTCTGCTTGTTAAAACAGTGATTCCTGAATGTGTTACACCTACCAAGGTAACCCCAATGGACATTCGCCCTATACCTAAACTAACTGCACCAAAGACATCACGTAAACGAAGAGCACAAAAGTCAGAAATTTTAACCAGCACTCCCATTAAAGAGCAACAGAGAGAAATTGAGTCTAAGAAACAGAAAGTATCACTTAAGAAacttaaagaaaaagtaaagtCTGTGTCTAAAAAAAATCCACCTGTGGccaaaaaaggtaaaaaacaaaaagcctCGACCtcgaacacaaaaaaaattactggaaGCGGAAAGACAAGGAAGCACGCAGAAGAAAAAAGTGTCTGCTTCATATGCCACGAGATGTACGAAGATCCACCAATAGAAGACTGGATAAGGTGCGATGATTGTCATGGTTGGGCTCATGAAGAGTGTACAAGCTATTTAGGCAAAGGGGCCTACTATTGTGATCTATGTCAAGAAtag